A genomic segment from Lignipirellula cremea encodes:
- a CDS encoding AAA family ATPase, whose protein sequence is MKFSTPILVETRRDPDMPGPMHLVRPVFFPQYLMVDRELSKATSQLVKHLSEYLRALSRSGDHRTAARFTFHPTLQLDRCDLRIDLQHHTVRGAFPVVSFRDLNRRVALLPTLELPWFEVERGSTVEQRAQEELTRYFRQVEKDEDADYLRDLTEPFSRKGQAWLDTLEFDVSTLQSFASLRKQENPFAALGGETQFDGETELHNVGRCLDWLYPDQLHRFLRREELTQRFIELMQAPDKRPVLLVGPSQVGKTALVEEFVYRRAEHRGGGHRSRRNVWLLSPQRLISGMSHVGQWESRLLAILKTSRNHDHILYFDDLVGLYRAGVSASSTLSAADVLKPYIERREIRMLGEITPAALRVLRERDRGFADLFHLLPVEEPTETENLQILIETVRRLEQRESCRFALDTLPTVVDLSRRYLRDAAMPGKAASLLEQLAVKFARKSAGRQTALEEFHLKSGLDVHLLDTRQQLARETITQALSQEIIGQPEALETLADVVCIAKARLNDPSRPLGSLLFVGPTGVGKTQSAKALARYLFGDASRLLRFDMNEFVAPGSARRLIGGFDSPEGLLTSAVRRQPFAVLLLDEIEKAHADVFDMLLQVLGEGRLTDALGRTADFTNTVIIMTSNLGARAAASQIGFEGSANDARRVYVKAAEDFFRPEFFNRLDRITTFARLDRDALKKIARLMIENVISRDGLTRRRTALAIDEGAVEWIMDRGYQPQLGARAMRRAIERELVRPVAWRLAGIAPSDPIALRVWRTGDQLNVDVATLQNAQPLPGAERPSLTEDPAGVIRTALESLQRIDGECHEQRPPGELSSGNIGPEQYQYLTLIEFTEQVRRFARQLQAILEERTDRGGRPMIAPRQARRRSIPRSSHDFQDFETGDVFAAQDLNTYVDEAAARNPHDDRHSLASRLRQLLSGVAVVQALAPQGPWRNPRVLAILRGLSLARRDQTRLFAETLKYHFQFSAPEFDNDDPAVAGLDGRLRSLPPGDWKQLPDTLSTPAFVEAHRLGLEVVELEGPAADQLVPLEAGTHLFLESSGRLSPLQIVCWPLRDGEDTSAGLQRFMDAWRLSRSTPGDEDDPFRWGEIIRVYRTSRDGRGSVEDLRSSTNLPHAFRVSDGAVLLSQSLPLPPEFTAAAGDDPSAP, encoded by the coding sequence ATGAAATTCTCGACTCCGATTCTGGTGGAAACTCGCCGCGATCCGGACATGCCGGGGCCGATGCATCTGGTGCGGCCCGTCTTTTTCCCCCAGTACCTGATGGTGGATCGGGAACTGAGCAAAGCGACGTCGCAACTGGTCAAGCACCTGAGCGAGTACCTTCGCGCGCTGTCGCGATCCGGCGACCATCGCACGGCGGCCCGCTTTACCTTTCATCCGACGCTGCAACTGGACCGCTGCGACCTGCGGATCGATCTGCAGCACCACACCGTCCGCGGAGCCTTTCCCGTGGTCAGCTTCCGCGATCTGAATCGCCGGGTGGCCCTGTTGCCGACGCTGGAATTGCCCTGGTTTGAAGTCGAACGCGGCAGCACGGTTGAGCAGCGCGCCCAGGAGGAACTGACGCGTTACTTTCGCCAGGTCGAGAAAGATGAAGACGCCGATTATCTGAGGGACCTGACCGAGCCGTTCTCCCGCAAGGGACAGGCGTGGCTCGACACGCTGGAGTTCGACGTGTCGACCCTGCAGAGTTTCGCCAGCCTGCGGAAGCAGGAGAACCCGTTCGCCGCCCTGGGCGGGGAAACCCAGTTCGACGGGGAGACCGAACTGCACAACGTGGGCCGCTGTCTGGACTGGCTGTACCCGGATCAGCTGCATCGCTTTCTCCGCCGCGAAGAGCTCACCCAGCGATTTATCGAACTGATGCAAGCCCCGGACAAGCGTCCCGTCCTGCTGGTGGGCCCATCGCAGGTCGGCAAAACGGCGCTGGTGGAAGAGTTTGTCTATCGCAGGGCCGAGCACCGCGGCGGAGGACACCGGTCCCGGCGGAATGTGTGGCTCCTTTCGCCGCAGCGGCTGATCTCAGGCATGTCGCATGTCGGACAGTGGGAAAGCCGTCTCCTGGCGATTCTGAAAACCTCCCGCAACCACGATCACATTTTGTATTTCGACGATCTGGTCGGCCTGTACCGGGCGGGCGTATCGGCCAGTTCCACGCTGTCGGCCGCCGACGTGCTCAAACCCTATATCGAGCGCCGGGAGATCCGTATGCTGGGAGAGATCACCCCGGCTGCTCTGCGCGTGCTGCGGGAGCGGGACCGCGGTTTCGCCGATCTGTTCCACCTGTTGCCCGTCGAAGAACCGACTGAAACCGAGAACCTGCAGATCCTGATCGAAACGGTCCGCCGGCTCGAACAGCGCGAAAGCTGCCGCTTTGCGCTCGACACCCTGCCGACCGTTGTCGACCTGTCCCGCCGGTACCTGCGCGACGCGGCCATGCCCGGCAAGGCGGCCAGCCTGCTGGAACAACTGGCGGTGAAGTTCGCCCGTAAATCGGCCGGACGCCAAACGGCTTTGGAAGAGTTCCACCTGAAAAGCGGGCTCGATGTCCACCTGCTCGACACCCGACAGCAGCTGGCCCGCGAGACGATTACCCAGGCCCTGTCGCAGGAGATCATCGGCCAGCCTGAGGCCCTGGAAACGTTGGCCGATGTGGTATGCATCGCCAAAGCCCGGTTGAACGATCCTTCCCGGCCGCTGGGATCGTTGCTGTTTGTCGGCCCGACCGGCGTCGGAAAAACGCAGTCCGCCAAAGCCCTGGCCCGCTATCTGTTTGGCGACGCATCGCGACTGCTGCGGTTCGACATGAACGAGTTTGTGGCGCCCGGTTCGGCTCGTCGTTTGATCGGAGGATTTGATTCGCCCGAGGGACTGCTCACCTCGGCCGTTCGGCGGCAGCCCTTCGCGGTCCTGCTGCTGGACGAAATTGAGAAAGCCCACGCCGACGTGTTTGACATGCTGCTGCAGGTGCTGGGCGAGGGACGTTTGACCGACGCCCTGGGACGCACGGCCGACTTCACCAATACCGTTATCATCATGACCTCGAACCTGGGCGCCAGGGCGGCGGCCAGCCAGATCGGTTTTGAAGGCTCTGCGAACGACGCCCGCCGGGTGTACGTGAAAGCGGCGGAAGATTTTTTCCGGCCCGAGTTCTTCAACCGCCTGGACCGGATCACCACGTTCGCCCGGCTGGATCGCGACGCGCTGAAAAAGATCGCCCGGCTGATGATCGAAAATGTGATCAGCCGCGACGGTCTGACGCGGCGCCGCACCGCGCTGGCGATCGACGAAGGCGCCGTGGAATGGATCATGGACCGCGGCTACCAGCCGCAACTAGGCGCCAGAGCGATGCGGCGGGCCATTGAGCGCGAACTGGTGCGTCCGGTCGCCTGGCGTCTGGCCGGGATTGCCCCCAGCGATCCGATCGCCCTCCGCGTCTGGCGGACCGGCGACCAGTTGAACGTCGACGTCGCCACGCTGCAGAACGCCCAGCCCCTGCCGGGTGCGGAACGTCCCTCATTGACCGAGGATCCCGCCGGCGTGATCCGCACGGCCCTCGAGTCTCTCCAGCGGATTGATGGCGAGTGCCATGAACAGCGTCCGCCCGGCGAGCTGTCGTCGGGGAATATCGGCCCCGAGCAGTACCAGTATCTGACCCTGATCGAGTTTACCGAACAGGTCCGGCGCTTCGCCCGGCAACTGCAGGCGATCCTTGAAGAACGTACGGACCGCGGGGGACGGCCGATGATCGCTCCCCGCCAGGCGCGGCGCCGCTCCATTCCGCGTTCCAGTCATGACTTTCAAGATTTCGAGACAGGCGACGTGTTCGCCGCCCAGGACCTCAACACGTACGTCGACGAAGCGGCCGCCCGCAACCCGCACGACGACCGTCACAGCCTGGCGTCGCGTCTCCGCCAGTTGCTCAGCGGCGTGGCGGTCGTACAGGCTCTGGCTCCGCAGGGTCCCTGGCGGAATCCCCGCGTGCTGGCGATCCTCCGTGGGTTGTCGCTGGCCCGTCGCGACCAGACGCGTCTTTTCGCTGAGACGCTGAAATACCACTTCCAGTTCTCTGCGCCCGAATTTGACAACGATGACCCCGCTGTCGCAGGGCTCGATGGGCGTCTGCGTTCCCTCCCACCCGGCGACTGGAAACAGCTGCCCGATACGCTTTCCACGCCGGCGTTTGTCGAAGCGCATCGCCTGGGCCTGGAAGTGGTCGAACTGGAAGGCCCGGCCGCAGATCAACTGGTCCCGCTGGAAGCTGGAACGCACCTGTTCCTGGAAAGCAGTGGCCGGCTGAGCCCGCTGCAGATCGTTTGCTGGCCGCTGCGCGACGGCGAAGATACGTCCGCTGGCCTGCAGCGTTTTATGGACGCCTGGCGCTTGAGCCGTAGCACCCCCGGCGACGAGGACGATCCGTTTCGCTGGGGAGAGATCATTCGCGTTTACCGCACGTCCCGCGACGGCCGGGGCAGCGTGGAAGACCTTCGCTCTTCGACGAACCTCCCTCATGCGTTTCGTGTGTCGGATGGCGCCGTACTGTTGTCGCAAAGCCTGCCGCTGCCCCCGGAGTTTACCGCCGCGGCGGGCGATGACCCTTCCGCTCCCTGA
- a CDS encoding M14 family metallopeptidase codes for MKFAPLLWTLGCALVAGSRLSPVPAMANPALAGYANYETLTARIQKLGESPLATVRSLAVTAGGRQVWLITLGQGEVDRKPAILLTGGVHAPHLLGSDLALAIAEKIVADAAESEKVAAFLQSHTLYVIPRPSPDAVEKNFQPPYFEQTGNARLSDDDRDFESGEDPPNDLNGDGWITMMRVKDPAGDYMPHPDDDRVLIKVNRQANERGSYRLYVEGVDDDGDGQWNEDPGDGVDFNRNFPFEYPYFKKGAGANAISEVESKAVADFAFDHLNIVVLFTFTPEENLQHPWKPHPPSEKERIKTKLLSDDAPYVDFIASRYRKLFKADGAPEPPPGAGSFSEWGYFQYGRWSLAARGWSPAVVKPAGEEKESSEKRGAADLQRLRWLEQQKIDGFVDWKPINHPDFTDAQDVVEVGGFKPFYDLNPPADQVDALATTHARFLVELAGTFPQVVIQRVQVDALGGGLHRIKAEFLNQGYLPTMSEMGRITGHAPPAIVEIDLPAGTTWLQGHRRTQLSVIAGGNAQQKEEWLVRLPADAPAAAVLKLRCGSFADSQTDLKFSPAP; via the coding sequence ATGAAGTTTGCACCACTGCTTTGGACGCTGGGCTGTGCGCTCGTCGCCGGATCCCGCCTGTCGCCGGTTCCTGCCATGGCGAACCCTGCCCTGGCTGGCTACGCCAACTACGAAACCTTGACTGCCCGGATTCAAAAGCTGGGGGAGTCGCCCCTGGCGACGGTCCGTAGTCTGGCTGTTACGGCCGGCGGTCGCCAGGTTTGGCTGATCACGCTGGGCCAGGGCGAAGTCGATCGCAAGCCGGCGATACTGTTAACCGGAGGCGTGCACGCCCCGCACCTGCTGGGGTCGGATCTCGCGCTGGCGATCGCCGAGAAGATCGTCGCCGACGCTGCGGAGAGCGAGAAGGTCGCCGCGTTCCTGCAGTCGCATACGCTGTATGTTATTCCGCGGCCGAGTCCCGATGCGGTGGAGAAGAACTTCCAGCCGCCCTATTTTGAGCAGACCGGTAATGCCCGGCTGTCCGACGACGATCGCGATTTTGAAAGCGGCGAGGATCCGCCCAATGATCTCAACGGCGACGGCTGGATCACCATGATGCGGGTGAAAGATCCCGCCGGCGATTACATGCCTCACCCGGACGATGACCGCGTGCTGATCAAAGTGAACCGGCAAGCGAACGAGCGCGGGTCGTACCGGCTGTATGTCGAAGGCGTTGACGACGACGGCGACGGCCAGTGGAACGAAGACCCAGGCGACGGCGTGGATTTCAACCGGAATTTCCCGTTCGAGTATCCGTACTTCAAAAAAGGGGCGGGAGCGAACGCGATTTCGGAAGTGGAGAGCAAAGCAGTCGCCGACTTTGCGTTTGATCATTTGAACATTGTCGTGCTGTTCACTTTCACGCCGGAGGAGAACCTGCAGCATCCCTGGAAGCCGCATCCGCCCAGCGAGAAAGAGCGGATCAAAACGAAGCTGCTTTCCGACGACGCCCCGTACGTCGATTTTATCGCTTCGCGATACCGCAAGCTGTTCAAAGCGGACGGTGCGCCCGAGCCGCCCCCGGGAGCCGGATCGTTCAGCGAATGGGGATACTTCCAGTATGGTCGCTGGTCGCTGGCCGCCCGCGGCTGGTCGCCGGCGGTGGTGAAGCCGGCCGGGGAGGAGAAGGAGTCGTCCGAGAAGCGGGGTGCTGCCGATCTGCAGCGTCTGCGCTGGCTGGAGCAGCAGAAGATCGACGGCTTTGTCGACTGGAAGCCGATCAATCATCCTGACTTTACCGATGCGCAAGACGTCGTCGAAGTGGGCGGCTTCAAACCGTTCTATGACCTCAACCCGCCGGCCGACCAGGTGGACGCGCTCGCGACGACGCATGCCCGGTTCCTGGTGGAACTGGCCGGAACGTTCCCGCAGGTGGTCATTCAGAGGGTCCAGGTCGATGCGCTCGGCGGCGGACTGCATCGCATCAAGGCGGAGTTTCTCAACCAGGGTTACCTGCCGACGATGTCGGAGATGGGCCGTATTACGGGGCATGCACCGCCTGCGATCGTGGAGATCGATCTGCCAGCCGGGACCACGTGGCTGCAGGGGCATCGCCGCACACAACTGTCGGTCATCGCCGGCGGTAATGCCCAGCAAAAAGAGGAATGGCTGGTGCGATTGCCGGCCGATGCGCCGGCAGCGGCCGTGCTGAAACTGCGCTGCGGCAGCTTTGCCGACAGCCAGACCGACTTGAAATTCTCCCCTGCCCCGTAA
- a CDS encoding M14 family metallopeptidase, which yields MKYLAGFLLLVCAICLRPATAAEPFEYHALGAPARPQVDVNWNRYRDYGQATKLLQDLAKAHPDYVRMQSLGKTYGKREMWLLTISDFAHGDVEEKPAFWIDGGIHANEIQAVEVVLYTAWFLLEKRGESEQIQRLLKERTFYLLPMMSPDARDAHFHEPNTTHSPRSGLRPVDDDGDGEVDEDGADDLDKDGHITQMRVRDKNGRWKAHEKFPELMVRVPDGERGEFTLLGVEGLDNDGDGEVNEDSDGYYDPNRDWAWNWQPGYVQRGAWRYPFSVEENRMVRDFIVAHPQIAGAQTYHNAGGMILRGPGVKTDRFDASDIAVYNALAEPAKKMLPGYRYINVANDLYEVYGGEFDWFHQMQGVFTFNNELWTPFNFFREHDGGGFFGSAENQHLFNQRLLFGEALSPWREVDHPQYGRIEVGGFRKNFLRQPPSFLLEEESHRNMAFTLIHADEMPLLQIESASARSLGQGLVEVTVAIHNPKITPTHAAADVKNRITRPDLVTIEGADLQVSAGMQSEDSLFRKFDEQIRRPEKIQVENVPGRKTVFVRWLVTGKPPFQIQVSSIKGGQAEAKIITLD from the coding sequence ATGAAATATCTGGCCGGTTTTCTGCTGTTGGTCTGTGCGATCTGTCTGCGTCCCGCAACCGCCGCCGAACCGTTCGAATACCACGCTCTGGGCGCGCCGGCCCGGCCGCAGGTCGATGTCAACTGGAACCGCTATCGCGACTACGGCCAGGCGACGAAGCTGCTGCAGGATCTGGCCAAGGCGCATCCTGACTATGTGCGGATGCAAAGCCTGGGAAAAACGTACGGCAAACGAGAGATGTGGCTGCTGACGATCAGCGATTTCGCCCACGGCGACGTCGAAGAGAAGCCGGCGTTCTGGATCGACGGCGGCATCCACGCCAACGAAATCCAGGCGGTCGAGGTCGTACTGTACACGGCCTGGTTCCTGCTGGAAAAACGCGGGGAAAGCGAGCAGATCCAGCGTCTGCTGAAGGAACGCACCTTCTATCTCCTGCCGATGATGAGTCCCGACGCGCGGGACGCCCACTTCCATGAACCGAACACCACGCACTCGCCCCGCAGCGGATTGCGGCCGGTCGACGACGATGGCGACGGCGAAGTCGATGAAGACGGCGCCGACGATCTCGACAAGGATGGGCATATCACGCAAATGCGCGTCCGCGACAAGAATGGCCGCTGGAAGGCGCATGAGAAATTTCCCGAACTGATGGTCCGCGTCCCCGACGGCGAGCGGGGCGAATTTACCCTGCTGGGTGTCGAAGGGCTCGATAACGACGGCGACGGCGAAGTCAACGAAGACAGCGACGGCTATTACGACCCTAACCGCGACTGGGCCTGGAACTGGCAGCCCGGATACGTGCAGCGCGGGGCGTGGCGGTATCCGTTCTCGGTGGAAGAGAACCGCATGGTGCGGGACTTTATCGTCGCCCATCCGCAGATCGCCGGCGCTCAAACGTACCACAACGCAGGCGGCATGATCCTCCGCGGACCGGGGGTGAAAACCGACCGTTTTGATGCTTCGGACATCGCTGTGTACAACGCGCTGGCGGAGCCCGCCAAGAAAATGCTGCCCGGTTATCGCTACATCAATGTGGCGAACGATCTGTACGAAGTGTACGGCGGTGAGTTCGACTGGTTTCACCAGATGCAGGGGGTGTTCACGTTCAATAACGAGTTATGGACTCCGTTCAACTTTTTTCGCGAACACGATGGCGGCGGCTTCTTTGGCAGTGCGGAGAACCAGCACCTGTTCAACCAGCGATTGCTCTTTGGCGAGGCCTTGTCGCCGTGGCGCGAAGTGGATCACCCGCAGTACGGCCGGATCGAAGTCGGCGGGTTCCGGAAGAATTTCCTGCGTCAGCCGCCGTCGTTCCTGCTGGAGGAGGAAAGCCATCGCAACATGGCGTTCACCCTGATCCATGCGGACGAGATGCCGCTGCTGCAGATTGAATCGGCCTCGGCCCGCTCGCTCGGGCAGGGACTGGTGGAAGTCACAGTCGCGATTCACAATCCCAAAATTACGCCGACCCATGCGGCCGCTGACGTGAAAAACCGGATCACCCGGCCGGACCTCGTCACGATCGAAGGCGCCGATCTGCAGGTGTCCGCCGGCATGCAGTCGGAAGATTCTCTGTTCCGCAAGTTCGACGAACAAATCCGTCGGCCGGAAAAGATTCAGGTGGAGAATGTGCCGGGCAGAAAGACGGTCTTCGTGCGGTGGCTGGTCACCGGGAAACCGCCGTTTCAAATCCAGGTGAGCAGCATCAAGGGCGGCCAGGCCGAAGCGAAAATCATTACCCTTGACTAG
- the fusA gene encoding elongation factor G — translation MNLAHLRNIGISAHIDSGKTTLSERILFYAGRIHKMQEVHGGGGATMDHMELEKERGITITSAATSLSWKDHPINLIDTPGHVDFTVEVERSLRVLDGAVLVLCAVGGVQSQSLTVDRQMKRYHVPRLAFINKMDRTGADPLRVVREIKARLKSDAILMQWPMGLGQDFVGVIDLVTMKAFTFDGDMGEKVIESEIPAQYQEPAETARHQMLEALSMYSDELMELLLCEETPSLELIQTVTRHAVQQQDVTPVFLGTAFKNKAVQLLLDAVLAYLPSPLEREIKAKSFENTEEPVILESDPKKPFVGMAFKIVEDPYGQLTFTRIYQGSIKKGETYYNQRTGRKERFSRILRMHSDKREEIDSASAGDIVAVIGIDAASGDTYAAENQYCALENIFVPEPVVKMAIQARDRGDSDKLGKALQRFRKEDPTFQVFTDPETNEVVMAGMGELHLDVYRQRIEREYKVGVEVGAPKVSYREAPTKKYEFNYKHKKQTGGSGQFAHIVGYIEPLGEDETETFIFEEKIVGGRIPKQYVPAIEKGFRNSLDKGPMAQYPVVSTRVFVSDGSYHEVDSSEMAFMIAAQGCFRESFPKCDPVLLEPVMKVAICVPDEFQGAVVGDIPTRRGLITSTDARGDGTMDIECEIPLSETFGYADDLRSMTKGRDEHSMELLGYRRVPAHIQREIVEERRQERLVGSK, via the coding sequence ATGAACCTGGCCCATTTACGCAATATCGGCATTTCAGCGCACATTGACTCGGGTAAAACGACGTTAAGTGAGCGCATTCTGTTTTACGCAGGCCGCATTCACAAGATGCAGGAAGTGCATGGTGGAGGCGGAGCGACCATGGATCACATGGAGCTGGAAAAAGAGCGCGGTATCACCATTACCAGCGCCGCGACGAGCCTGTCGTGGAAAGATCATCCGATTAACCTGATCGACACTCCCGGCCACGTGGACTTCACCGTCGAAGTGGAACGCAGCTTGCGCGTTCTCGACGGCGCCGTGCTGGTGCTGTGTGCGGTCGGCGGCGTGCAGTCGCAGTCGTTGACGGTTGATCGCCAAATGAAGCGCTACCATGTGCCCCGTCTGGCGTTCATCAATAAAATGGACCGCACCGGCGCCGATCCGCTGCGTGTCGTTCGTGAAATCAAAGCTCGCCTGAAGTCCGACGCCATTCTGATGCAATGGCCGATGGGCCTGGGCCAGGATTTCGTCGGCGTGATCGACCTGGTAACCATGAAGGCCTTCACCTTTGATGGCGACATGGGCGAAAAGGTCATCGAATCCGAGATCCCGGCGCAGTACCAGGAACCGGCGGAGACCGCGCGTCACCAGATGCTCGAAGCACTGTCGATGTATTCCGACGAACTAATGGAACTCCTGCTGTGTGAAGAAACGCCCAGCCTGGAACTGATCCAGACCGTCACCCGGCACGCCGTGCAGCAGCAGGACGTGACCCCGGTTTTCCTGGGAACGGCCTTCAAGAACAAAGCAGTGCAGCTGCTCCTGGACGCGGTCCTGGCTTATTTGCCGTCGCCGCTGGAACGGGAAATTAAAGCGAAGTCGTTCGAAAACACCGAAGAGCCGGTGATTCTCGAATCCGACCCGAAAAAGCCGTTCGTCGGCATGGCGTTCAAGATCGTCGAAGATCCGTACGGCCAGCTGACCTTTACCCGCATTTACCAGGGTTCGATCAAAAAAGGCGAAACGTACTACAACCAGCGTACGGGCCGCAAGGAACGCTTCAGCCGTATTTTGCGGATGCACTCTGACAAACGCGAAGAAATTGATTCGGCTTCGGCCGGCGATATTGTGGCCGTCATTGGTATCGACGCCGCCAGTGGTGACACGTACGCCGCGGAAAACCAGTACTGCGCTCTGGAAAACATCTTTGTCCCCGAACCGGTGGTGAAGATGGCGATCCAGGCTCGCGATCGCGGCGACTCGGACAAACTGGGCAAGGCATTGCAGCGTTTCCGCAAGGAAGACCCCACGTTCCAGGTGTTCACCGACCCGGAAACGAACGAAGTCGTTATGGCCGGCATGGGCGAGTTGCATCTCGACGTGTACCGCCAGCGTATCGAACGCGAATACAAAGTCGGCGTCGAAGTCGGGGCGCCCAAGGTGAGCTACCGTGAAGCTCCGACCAAAAAGTACGAGTTCAACTACAAGCATAAGAAGCAGACCGGTGGTTCGGGCCAGTTCGCCCATATCGTCGGTTACATTGAACCGTTGGGTGAAGACGAAACCGAAACCTTCATCTTTGAAGAAAAAATCGTGGGCGGACGTATTCCCAAGCAGTACGTGCCGGCCATCGAAAAAGGTTTCCGCAACTCGCTCGACAAAGGTCCGATGGCCCAGTATCCGGTGGTAAGCACCCGGGTGTTTGTCAGCGACGGTTCGTACCACGAGGTCGATAGCTCGGAAATGGCGTTTATGATCGCCGCCCAGGGCTGCTTCCGGGAAAGCTTCCCGAAATGCGATCCCGTGCTGCTCGAACCGGTGATGAAGGTCGCCATCTGCGTACCGGATGAATTCCAGGGCGCCGTGGTCGGCGACATTCCGACCCGCCGTGGTTTGATCACCAGCACCGACGCCCGTGGCGACGGTACGATGGATATTGAATGTGAAATCCC